From the genome of Deltaproteobacteria bacterium, one region includes:
- a CDS encoding enoyl-CoA hydratase/isomerase family protein codes for MKYETIMVTRKGNVAVVTLNRPERRNAISNQMSYEIYEAVEAANQDPEVGAIVLTGAGKAFCAGADISRFERKGPSPEEIPRPRKNWVEQAFTSKPIVCAINGSAIGAGLTRTLVCDVRIASTTASFSIRFVKLGLVPELASTFLLPQIVGLQAATDLALSGRTIKAEEALRIGLVLKVIAPDELMPEALQLAESYAGNPPGAVREAKRLILTNAIEGDIRKVIKREGEALVKCLSTAEHREAVLAFREKREPDFRALQKKVE; via the coding sequence ATGAAGTATGAGACAATAATGGTCACCCGTAAGGGTAATGTAGCTGTGGTTACCCTTAACCGGCCGGAGCGCCGGAACGCAATCAGCAATCAGATGAGTTACGAGATATATGAGGCCGTCGAGGCAGCTAATCAAGACCCGGAAGTCGGCGCGATAGTGCTTACCGGCGCTGGGAAGGCTTTCTGCGCCGGAGCCGACATTTCACGATTTGAGAGAAAGGGGCCCTCGCCAGAAGAGATACCACGGCCTCGAAAAAATTGGGTGGAGCAGGCGTTTACTTCCAAGCCCATCGTTTGCGCCATCAATGGCAGCGCCATCGGGGCCGGTCTGACACGAACCCTGGTCTGCGATGTTCGCATCGCCTCGACCACGGCTTCCTTCTCGATACGTTTTGTCAAACTCGGCCTTGTCCCGGAACTGGCCAGCACGTTTCTCCTCCCTCAGATCGTGGGCTTACAGGCTGCGACCGATCTTGCGCTTTCCGGCCGCACCATCAAAGCCGAGGAGGCTTTGAGAATCGGGTTAGTCTTGAAGGTGATTGCGCCAGACGAACTCATGCCCGAGGCGCTCCAGTTGGCTGAAAGCTATGCGGGAAACCCGCCTGGGGCCGTCAGGGAGGCGAAAAGGCTCATTTTAACCAACGCCATCGAGGGAGACATCAGGAAGGTCATAAAGAGAGAAGGCGAGGCCCTGGTAAAGTGTTTAAGCACGGCCGAACACCGTGAGGCCGTTCTGGCTTTCCGGGAGAAGCGTGAGCCTGATTTCAGGGCGCTTCAAAAGAAGGTCGAATAA